GCTTTGTTACTCTTCAATGTCAATCATTATGTGACTTGTGTCATCATTTTTGAGGCAACAATTGCAGCAAGTGGGGTCTGTAATTTTATGAACCATGCATGACttcaaaggaaaagaaaaatgtggaCCTGTTGCATCATAAAATAGTGGATAAATATGAGTGAGAATGATGACATCAATGTTGGGCCAACTGAGCAAACCCCCATGTGAATTTGGACTTAATTTTGCTTGCTCACTacatgatattttaatttattggcTTTATATACTGGAAAAATATGGCACCCCACTCTTCATAACACTATAAATATAACACAAGATAAGCCTTCAAGCTCCAAGCTATCTTCACACTTCCTCACCTACTCGATTTTGCCAATAATTCCTAGTTTCTTTGAAttctttgattgtttttatctttaaattaaatcatgGGTATCCGTCTGCCATCAGTGATTCTTAGTAATGCAAAGCAAGTTCTAAAATTGCAAAATAACGCTAAAAATCAATGTGGTGTTCCAAAAGGCCATGTAGCAGTGTACGTTGGAGAACTTGAGAAGAAGCGATTTGTGGTTCCATTAACATACGTGAGTCATCCTCCATTCGTTGATTTACTTAAAAGGGCTGAGGAAGAGTTCGGATTCCATCATCCAATGGGTGCTCTAACAATTCCATGCAGAGAAGATGCCTTCATCAGTATCACTTCTCAATTGAATGCCTTGTGATCTGTGGTGAAGATTAAAACTAAGAACAGCAATCTTCTACAGTTTTGACACACTccttttttttacttttattaatcCTAATTAGTGGAGTTGGAAATGTCAGTTAATTTGAGCTGACTTTGTTTATAATATCGGTCTTGTAATAACAAGTGCGTAAATCAATTGGCATGACGCTGTTCTAACTTAATTAAGGTCATCGGTAAGAGGCTTTGGATTGCAATTGCGTTAACTATTTATTGGGAGAACTTTACTGTCCAAGTGGCTCTACTCGAACTTGAATTAGTCGGgattaaatgtgatttttggATACTAGATGATTTgatatactaaaaaaaaatagtcatgtaaatttcatgaaaatgagaaatgaaagattctttttgcttttcatATCTTCTGTATGCCAGGCTTCATATCAGCTTATTAAGTAATTGAGATAGTTTTGTAATAATTCTATCGTATTTTAGTCGAGCTTAAAGACAAGATCTTTTGTTCAATTCCCTTTTGTATGCCAACTGCTAAGCTCTATTTCAATTATCCAAAAAATTTTCAGCCCACTTTCCTACTATTGTCGTTCGATTCATTTAGGGCTTCTCGTCTCCGTCCGTCCATGTTTTACATGAGAAAATctattgagatttttaaaatatgttttcatatttttcatatttcaatAACCTACATTATATATCTAatccatatttttcattttttaagcaatattttttttattaggcCTACTATTGACTCAATGCATATATACAGTGGTGGATTTAGGCACCCATAATGGGCTGATTATATCCAACTTGAAAAATAAGTTTGAcattgtataatttatttaaaaatcttataagATAAACTTAGTGTTTTACTTAAATCCTGATGACATAAGTTGTAACTTATTCAAATAAACTCTAAGAAGTTTATTTGAATTAGACTACACTTATTATACTATATAAGTACTACATGGGCGAGTGAAAATaagtacaataaaaataagagtaacATCAAAAGGAGAgcgagagaaaaaaagaaaaagaaaaacaagacaagggatttttcaactttataaTTGTTCGCCGACCATCAGAGACATATTCTCGTTACAATTTATTCTCGAAAGTTCCTAACAATCCATTCTTAGAGATAGAAAGAAATATGTTATTTGTTGCTTAGATTTGTGACGATTTGTTACAACATCAACCAACATTGGTACGACTttgattgataaaataaaatttcttgattGATTTCCAAAATCAACATACCCTGTCTATATTAGCGGGTTTAATTATATGCAATTGGTTGACACTTACTTATATTAAgcatttctttaattatgttcttgacatcaaaactatattaaatttcaattaaaatatgtattttagtaataatatatagttagGATTCTAACTTCGCTCGTACTTCTATATTTATTAACCACTGGTTACTTAGAGGAAGAGAATCCTATTCTTTTGTCACTTAGGGAAagtataaaatcataattctGCTTGGAGagcatatattataattaaaagcaaAGAGAATGATAAACAAATGTGGTCAAAATTATGGCGAACtatttaaagtaaattattattgttgttgttgttgctttAACATTTGGTTTTAAAggtgattttgtttttttttttttaactttgagAGAAATAGTAAAGTACAGTTCGGTGTTTCGCTTTGGATTCATCCAACTCgatttcttaaataaataaagaatccAAATTCGCGTCTTGAAGCAGCACCCAGCAGACGACGCCGCGCGAATCCTTATCATTCATCTTCTCCACATTTCTCAGCTCTCGTaagtttagatttttttttttcatatgctctttagttttttttttaattaagcattttattttaaatggagT
This window of the Citrus sinensis cultivar Valencia sweet orange chromosome 8, DVS_A1.0, whole genome shotgun sequence genome carries:
- the LOC107174951 gene encoding auxin-responsive protein SAUR21-like — protein: MGIRLPSVILSNAKQVLKLQNNAKNQCGVPKGHVAVYVGELEKKRFVVPLTYVSHPPFVDLLKRAEEEFGFHHPMGALTIPCREDAFISITSQLNAL